The following proteins are encoded in a genomic region of Bosea beijingensis:
- the hemA gene encoding 5-aminolevulinate synthase, translating into MDFENFFRRELDGLRSEGRYRVFADLERQAGRFPLATYHGESGPRDVTVWCSNDYLGMGQHPKVLAAMHRALDGSGAGAGGTRNIGGTNHYHVLLERELADLHGKEAALIFNSGYVSNWASLSTLAARIPGCIVLTDGLNHASMIEGIRHSRAEKHIFAHNDPADLRRKLAVLDPNRPKLIAFESVYSMDGDIAPVREFCDIADEFGAMTYIDEVHAVGLYGARGGGISERESLTDRLTLIQGTLAKSYGVIGGYITGSAALCDFIRSFASGFIFSSSLPPAVAAGAIAAIRHLKESSTERECQQDRVAALRAKLDAAGIPHLANPSHIVPVMVGDAQACKAISDELLARFDIYVQPINYPTVPRGTERLRITPSPFHSDADIDALVAALGAIWARDGLKRAA; encoded by the coding sequence ATGGATTTCGAGAACTTCTTCCGCCGGGAACTCGACGGATTGCGCAGCGAAGGCCGCTATCGCGTCTTCGCCGATCTGGAACGCCAGGCCGGCCGCTTCCCGCTCGCGACCTATCATGGCGAAAGCGGCCCGCGCGACGTCACCGTCTGGTGCTCGAACGACTATCTCGGCATGGGCCAGCATCCGAAGGTGCTCGCCGCGATGCATAGGGCGCTCGATGGCAGCGGCGCCGGCGCCGGCGGCACCCGCAATATCGGCGGCACCAACCACTACCATGTCCTGCTGGAGCGCGAACTCGCCGACCTGCACGGCAAGGAAGCCGCGCTGATCTTCAATTCCGGCTATGTCTCGAACTGGGCCTCGCTCTCGACGCTGGCCGCGCGCATTCCCGGCTGCATCGTCCTGACCGACGGGCTGAACCATGCCTCGATGATCGAGGGCATCCGGCATTCGCGGGCCGAGAAGCATATCTTCGCGCATAACGACCCGGCCGACCTGCGCCGCAAGCTCGCGGTGCTCGATCCGAACAGGCCGAAGCTGATCGCCTTCGAGTCGGTCTATTCGATGGATGGCGACATCGCGCCGGTCCGGGAGTTCTGCGACATCGCCGACGAATTCGGCGCGATGACCTATATCGACGAGGTCCATGCCGTCGGCCTCTACGGCGCGCGCGGCGGCGGCATCTCGGAGCGCGAGAGCCTGACCGACCGACTCACCCTGATCCAGGGTACGCTGGCGAAATCCTATGGCGTGATCGGCGGCTATATCACCGGCTCGGCGGCGCTTTGCGACTTCATCCGCAGCTTTGCCTCCGGCTTCATCTTCTCCAGCTCGCTGCCGCCCGCCGTGGCGGCCGGCGCGATCGCGGCGATCCGGCATCTCAAGGAGAGCTCCACTGAGCGCGAGTGTCAGCAGGACCGCGTCGCGGCCTTGCGGGCGAAGCTGGATGCTGCCGGCATCCCGCATCTGGCCAATCCCAGCCATATCGTGCCGGTGATGGTCGGCGATGCCCAGGCCTGCAAGGCGATCAGCGACGAATTGCTCGCCCGCTTCGACATCTATGTCCAGCCGATCAACTACCCGACCGTGCCGCGCGGCACGGAGCGGCTGCGGATCACGCCCTCGCCCTTCCATTCCGACGCCGATATTGACGCACTGGTGGCGGCGCTCGGCGCGATCTGGGCGCGAGACGGGTTGAAGCGGGCGGCCTGA